A genome region from Neoarius graeffei isolate fNeoGra1 chromosome 21, fNeoGra1.pri, whole genome shotgun sequence includes the following:
- the ucmaa gene encoding upper zone of growth plate and cartilage matrix associated a, with translation MARLHTVLLALLPIFLILTVLSEVESAAVKDEKEKATERQGSSKVFVPASDASNFFKRRGRRSPKSYTEYLAEHKMSLTTSERSREYYDEQSNEYETRLEKSRSEQVERTRENNEQWREYHYEDLYPNYPHYPHYPQHPQHPYYYAQHPHHPYYHYYQYYRRYA, from the exons ATGGCCCGGCTGCACACAGTTCTGCTGGCCCTGCTGCCCATCTTCCTCATCCTAACTG TGCTCTCTGAGGTAGAAAGTGCAGCAGTGAAGGATGAAAAAGAAAAAGCCACTGAACGTCAGG GATCATCCAAGGTTTTCGTTCCAGCATCAGATGCATCAAACTTTTTCAAGCGTCGTGGCCGCAGGTCCCCGAAATCATACACAGAGTATCTAG CGGAGCATAAGATGAGTTTGACTACTTCTGAGCGCAGCAGAGAGTACTATGACGAACAGAGCAATGAATACGAGACCCGGCTGGAGAAGTCCCGAAGTG AACAGGTTGAAAGGACCCGGGAGAATAACGAGCAATGGAGGGAGTATCACTACGAGGACCTCTACCCAAATTACCCACATTACCCACATTATCCACAACATCCACAACACCCATATTATTATGCACAACACCCACATCACCCATACTACcactattaccagtattaccgtcGTTACGCCTAA